From Thunnus albacares chromosome 22, fThuAlb1.1, whole genome shotgun sequence, the proteins below share one genomic window:
- the LOC122973260 gene encoding immunoglobulin kappa light chain-like isoform X1 encodes MTSPNFVFYLTCLFLGKMAQVTNLKLSSSVNQESGFLSVNVGEKLSLQCFYEVDVSSYLYWYKQTLGQKPRLISTFYVNEINGTFYDEFKNNPRFTLDTENGKNHLTISELRLSDSATYYCASSISYKFEFAEGTVVSVKGSGLNIQALVHQSASESIQPGDSVTLNCTVHTGTCNDGEHSVYWFKNSQESHPGIIYTHGGRNDQCERNNNTQTHTCVYNLTMKSLDLSHAGTYYCAVASCGRIVFGNGTKLDVGYSAVLVYFLSGALAFTTILSVLLAFSVYKIKRNSFQSTESQATFSASSTTNGESYKEADNLHYAALSVNLPNRPRRARNNTKDECVYSSVKQ; translated from the exons ATGACATCTccaaactttgttttctatctGACATGTCTGTTCTTGGGGAAAATGG CACAGGTGACCAATCTGAAATTGTCCTCATCTGTGAACCAAGAGAGTGGTTTTCTATCAGTTAATGTTGGGGAAAAGCTGTctttacaatgtttctatgAAGTTGATGTTTCATCATATCTGTACTGGTACAAGCAAACTCTGGGACAGAAACCAAGGCTCATCTCCACCTTCTATGTGAATGAGATAAATGGTACTTTTTATGATGAATTCAAGAACAATCCTCGCTTCACACTGGATACTGAAAACGGTAAAAATCACTTGACGATTTCAGAGTTACGTCTTTCAGACTCAGCTACTTACTACTGTGCAAGTAGTATATCATACAAATTTGAATTTGCAGAAGGAACTGTTGTCAGTGTAAAGGGTTCAGGTTTGAACATCCAAGCTTTGGTCCATCAGTCGGCATCTGAGAGCATCCAGCCAGGAGACTCTGTGACTCTgaactgtacagtacacactggGACCTGTAATGATGGagaacacagtgtttactggttcaaAAACTCTCAAGAATCTCATCCAGGAATCATTTACACTCATGGAGGCAggaatgatcagtgtgagaggaacaacaacacacaaacacacacctgtgtctaCAACTTGACAATGAAGAGTCTGGATCTTTCTCATGCTGGGACCTACTACTGTGCTGTCGCCTCATGTGGACGGATAGTGTTTGGAAATGGGACCAAGCTGGACGTTGGCT ACTCTGCTGTCTTGGTGTATTTCTTGAGTGGAGCTTTGGCGTTCACCACCATCCTCAGTGTTTTACTGGCTTTCTCAGTGTACAAGATTAAGAGAAACAGCTTCCAATCTACAG AGTCTCAAGCAACATTTTCAGCTTCCTCCACAACAAATGGCGAG AGTTACAAAGAAGCAGACAACCTGCATTATGCTGCTTTAAGTGTGAACCTGCCCAACAGACCAAGAAGAGCGAGGAACAACACCAAGGATGAATGTGTGTACTCCAGTGTAAAGCAGTAG
- the LOC122973260 gene encoding uncharacterized protein LOC122973260 isoform X2: MTSPNFVFYLTCLFLGKMAQVTNLKLSSSVNQESGFLSVNVGEKLSLQCFYEVDVSSYLYWYKQTLGQKPRLISTFYVNEINGTFYDEFKNNPRFTLDTENEGTVVSVKGSGLNIQALVHQSASESIQPGDSVTLNCTVHTGTCNDGEHSVYWFKNSQESHPGIIYTHGGRNDQCERNNNTQTHTCVYNLTMKSLDLSHAGTYYCAVASCGRIVFGNGTKLDVGYSAVLVYFLSGALAFTTILSVLLAFSVYKIKRNSFQSTESQATFSASSTTNGESYKEADNLHYAALSVNLPNRPRRARNNTKDECVYSSVKQ; encoded by the exons ATGACATCTccaaactttgttttctatctGACATGTCTGTTCTTGGGGAAAATGG CACAGGTGACCAATCTGAAATTGTCCTCATCTGTGAACCAAGAGAGTGGTTTTCTATCAGTTAATGTTGGGGAAAAGCTGTctttacaatgtttctatgAAGTTGATGTTTCATCATATCTGTACTGGTACAAGCAAACTCTGGGACAGAAACCAAGGCTCATCTCCACCTTCTATGTGAATGAGATAAATGGTACTTTTTATGATGAATTCAAGAACAATCCTCGCTTCACACTGGATACTGAAAACG AAGGAACTGTTGTCAGTGTAAAGGGTTCAGGTTTGAACATCCAAGCTTTGGTCCATCAGTCGGCATCTGAGAGCATCCAGCCAGGAGACTCTGTGACTCTgaactgtacagtacacactggGACCTGTAATGATGGagaacacagtgtttactggttcaaAAACTCTCAAGAATCTCATCCAGGAATCATTTACACTCATGGAGGCAggaatgatcagtgtgagaggaacaacaacacacaaacacacacctgtgtctaCAACTTGACAATGAAGAGTCTGGATCTTTCTCATGCTGGGACCTACTACTGTGCTGTCGCCTCATGTGGACGGATAGTGTTTGGAAATGGGACCAAGCTGGACGTTGGCT ACTCTGCTGTCTTGGTGTATTTCTTGAGTGGAGCTTTGGCGTTCACCACCATCCTCAGTGTTTTACTGGCTTTCTCAGTGTACAAGATTAAGAGAAACAGCTTCCAATCTACAG AGTCTCAAGCAACATTTTCAGCTTCCTCCACAACAAATGGCGAG AGTTACAAAGAAGCAGACAACCTGCATTATGCTGCTTTAAGTGTGAACCTGCCCAACAGACCAAGAAGAGCGAGGAACAACACCAAGGATGAATGTGTGTACTCCAGTGTAAAGCAGTAG
- the LOC122973262 gene encoding immunoglobulin kappa light chain-like isoform X2 produces MTSPVFALYLTCLFLGKTAQTTALKFSSSVRQDSSFISANVGDSVSLRCSYKGDVAAKLYWYKQTLGQKPRIISTLYDYESNGTFYNEFNNNPRFTLDTENSKNHLKITDLHISDSATYYCVSSYLNKIEFLEGTTLSVKGSGLNIQALVRQSASESIQPGGSVTLNCAVHTGTCNDGEHSVYWFKNSEESQPGVIYTHGGRNDQCERNNNTQTHTCVYNLPLKSLDLSHAGTYYCAVTACGQILFGNGTKLDVGYSPVLVYFLSGALAFTTNLSVLLAFSVCMMNMINSFQSAESQARISAPSTVNAKGYKDADNLYSAALSVNLINRRRRQNQTWSECVYYSVK; encoded by the exons ATGACATCTCCAGTGTTTGCTCTCTATCTCACATGTCTGTTTTTGGGGAAAACAg CTCAGACAACTGCTCTGAAATTCTCCTCTTCTGTTCGTCAAGACAGTAGTTTTATATCAGCTAATGTTGGTGACAGCGTATCTTTGAGATGTTCCTATAAAGGTGATGTTGCAGCAAAGCTTTACTGGTATAAACAAACTCTGGGGCAGAAACCAAGGATTATCTCCACCCTCTACGACTACGAAAGTAATGGCACTTTTTATAATGAATTCAACAACAATCCTCGCTTCACACTGGacactgaaaacagtaaaaatcatTTGAAGATCACAGATTTGCACATTTCAGACTCAGCTACTTACTACTGTGTTAGTAGCTATTTAAACAAGATAGAATTTTTGGAGGGCACTACTCTCAGCGTAAAGGGTTCAGGTTTGAACATCCAAGCTTTGGTCCGTCAGTCAGCATCTGAGAGCATCCAGCCAGGAGGCTCTGTGACTCTGAACTGTGCAGTACACACTGGGACCTGTAATGATGGagaacacagtgtttactggttcaaAAACTCTGAAGAATCTCAACCAGGagtcatttacacacatggaggcaggaatgatcagtgtgagaggaacaacaacacacaaacacacacctgtgtctaCAACTTGCCATTGAAGAGTCTGGATCTTTCTCATGCTGGGACCTACTACTGTGCTGTCACCGCATGTGGACAGATACTGTTTGGAAACGGGACCAAGCTGGACGTTGGCT ACTCTCCTGTCTTGGTGTATTTCTTGAGTGGAGCTTTGGCGTTCACCACCAACCTCAGTGTTTTACTGGCTTTCTCAGTGTGCATGATGAACATGATCAACAGCTTCCAATCTGCAG AGTCTCAAGCAAGAATTTCAGCTCCTTCCACAGTCAATGCAAAG GGTTACAAAGACGCAGACAACCTGTATTCTGCTGCTTTAAGTGTGAACCTGATCAACAGACGAAGAAGACAGAACCAAACCTGGAGTGAATGTGTGTACTACAGCGTAAAGTAG